A part of Solicola gregarius genomic DNA contains:
- the purL gene encoding phosphoribosylformylglycinamidine synthase subunit PurL — protein MTDASARTVDTVERATQTPDQSQPWSELGLKQDEYERIHDILERRPTSSELAMYSVMWSEHCSYKSSKVHLRKFSDLPQETPRGKTLAGIGENAGVIDVGQGWAVTFKVESHNHPSYVEPYQGAATGVGGIVRDILAMGARPVAVMDPLRFGPLDAEDTRRVLPGIVAGVGGYGNCLGLPNIGGEVVFDESYAGNPLVNALCVGVLRHEDLHLAHASGAGNVVILYGARTGGDGIGGVSVLASETFDSDGPSRRPSVQVGDPFMEKLLIECTLELFDAGVVAGIQDLGGAGLSCATSELASAGDGGMHVDLDTVPLRDSSLSPEEILMSESQERMMAVATPANVDRFLEICAKWDVEATVVGEVTDGDRLVVDWNGDTIVDVPPRTVAHEGPVYERPYARPEWQDALQADVPDDLPRPTSGDELRDAVLRVIASPNQADKSWVTDQYDRYVRGNTALAQPEDAGIVRVDEETDLGVAVATDCNGRYAKLDPYAGAQLALCEAYRNVAVTGAVPLAVTDCLNFGSPEDPDVMWQFERATQGLKDGCAALGIPVTGGNVSFYNQTGDTAILPTPVVGVLGVIDDVLLRANQGFKLAGHVLYLLGETRDELGGSAWAGVVHDHLGGVPPRVDLAGEQALASFLAEAARSRNVSATHDISDGGLAVALAEASVRNGVGIRMELPDDADPFVTLFSESAARALVAVAPERVEVFDEVAQRHGVPAQRIGVVGGDAIVVEGQFEVPIPEIREAWSEPLPDALD, from the coding sequence GTGACAGACGCATCCGCGCGTACGGTCGACACCGTCGAGCGCGCCACGCAGACGCCCGACCAGTCGCAGCCGTGGTCGGAGCTCGGCCTCAAGCAGGACGAGTACGAACGCATCCACGACATCCTCGAGCGGCGCCCGACGAGCTCCGAGCTCGCGATGTACTCCGTCATGTGGAGCGAGCACTGCTCGTACAAGTCGAGCAAGGTGCACCTGCGGAAGTTCTCGGACCTGCCGCAGGAGACGCCGCGCGGCAAGACGCTCGCGGGTATCGGTGAGAACGCCGGCGTCATCGACGTCGGCCAGGGCTGGGCGGTGACGTTCAAGGTCGAGTCGCACAACCACCCGAGCTACGTCGAGCCGTACCAAGGTGCTGCGACCGGAGTCGGAGGGATCGTGCGTGACATCCTCGCGATGGGTGCGCGACCCGTCGCGGTGATGGACCCGCTGCGGTTCGGGCCCCTCGACGCCGAAGACACCCGGCGGGTGCTGCCGGGCATCGTCGCGGGAGTCGGCGGCTACGGCAACTGCCTCGGGCTACCCAACATCGGCGGCGAGGTCGTCTTCGACGAGTCGTACGCCGGCAACCCGCTCGTCAACGCCCTGTGTGTAGGAGTGCTCCGACACGAGGACCTCCACCTCGCGCATGCGAGCGGTGCCGGCAACGTGGTGATCCTGTACGGCGCGCGTACCGGCGGCGACGGCATCGGCGGCGTGTCGGTGCTCGCGTCGGAGACGTTCGACTCCGACGGCCCGTCACGGCGACCCAGCGTGCAGGTCGGCGACCCGTTCATGGAGAAGCTGCTGATCGAGTGCACGCTCGAGCTGTTCGATGCCGGTGTGGTCGCGGGCATCCAGGACCTCGGCGGTGCCGGGCTCTCGTGCGCGACATCCGAGCTGGCCAGTGCGGGCGACGGCGGCATGCACGTCGATCTCGACACGGTCCCGCTGCGCGACTCCAGCCTGTCGCCGGAGGAGATCCTGATGAGCGAGTCGCAGGAGCGGATGATGGCGGTCGCGACGCCCGCGAACGTCGACCGGTTCCTGGAGATCTGCGCGAAGTGGGATGTCGAGGCGACCGTCGTCGGCGAGGTGACCGACGGCGACCGGCTCGTCGTCGACTGGAACGGAGACACGATCGTCGACGTCCCGCCTCGCACCGTCGCGCACGAGGGTCCGGTGTACGAGCGGCCGTATGCGCGGCCCGAGTGGCAGGACGCGTTGCAGGCCGACGTACCCGATGACCTGCCCCGACCGACCTCGGGAGATGAGCTGCGGGACGCGGTGCTGCGGGTCATCGCGTCGCCCAACCAGGCCGACAAGTCGTGGGTCACCGACCAGTACGACCGCTACGTGCGGGGCAACACCGCGCTCGCGCAGCCCGAGGACGCCGGCATCGTACGAGTCGACGAGGAGACCGATCTCGGCGTCGCCGTCGCCACCGACTGCAACGGGAGGTACGCGAAGCTCGATCCGTACGCGGGTGCGCAGCTCGCGCTGTGCGAGGCGTACCGCAACGTGGCCGTGACGGGTGCCGTCCCGCTCGCGGTCACCGACTGTCTCAACTTCGGCTCCCCCGAGGACCCGGACGTCATGTGGCAGTTCGAGCGCGCGACGCAGGGGCTGAAGGACGGCTGCGCCGCGCTGGGCATCCCTGTCACAGGCGGAAACGTGTCGTTCTACAACCAGACCGGTGACACGGCGATCCTCCCGACTCCGGTCGTCGGCGTGCTCGGAGTGATCGACGATGTGTTGCTTCGCGCGAATCAGGGCTTCAAGCTGGCCGGCCATGTGCTGTACCTGCTGGGCGAGACGCGCGACGAGCTGGGCGGTTCGGCATGGGCGGGCGTCGTGCACGACCACCTCGGCGGAGTGCCGCCCCGGGTCGACCTGGCCGGTGAGCAGGCGCTGGCGTCGTTCCTCGCCGAGGCCGCCCGGTCCCGAAACGTCTCCGCGACCCACGACATCTCCGACGGTGGGCTCGCGGTTGCGCTTGCCGAGGCGAGCGTACGTAACGGGGTCGGGATCCGAATGGAGCTGCCCGATGACGCCGATCCGTTCGTGACGCTGTTCAGCGAGTCGGCCGCGCGGGCGCTCGTCGCGGTCGCGCCCGAGCGGGTCGAGGTCTTCGACGAGGTTGCACAGCGCCACGGCGTACCCGCGCAGCGCATCGGGGTCGTCGGGGGCGACGCGATCGTGGTCGAGGGTCAGTTCGAGGTGCCGATCCCCGAGATACGCGAGGCGTGGTCGGAGCCGCTGCCGGATGCGCTCGACTGA
- a CDS encoding alpha/beta hydrolase family protein, which produces MTLKRTPIALAAAAAIGLTAVPATAAQPDADPSADGRPDRGSLVSVRKVADLSANGVGRYLRKAGWDGSRARYGIDAYRMVYRTVGVDGEPTRASGLAVLPDSDRRRLRVVSYAHGTTSYRPNVASAFADDFLTSPGLTYASAGFAAALPDYLGLGKSPGTHPWMHVPSETSATVDMLRATRTLAHRHDRELRRGAYVSGFSQGASAALGTARRLQRADRRWFRPAAVAPISGAYDMAGVEIPAMLRGRLEPKMTVAYTAYFLVAWDRLHNLYDRPSEVFERPYAGRVARLFDGSTPGRQMLAKLPDRLDGLLTEQGRHLFAHPTPRLRHALRVADGVCKKWKPAPPVRLYVARRDEQAATGNTFSCARSFRSAGVRTPIDLLGRPSYGGSRHLGSNVAGTAAAVKWFLRMDRRTR; this is translated from the coding sequence ATGACTCTGAAACGAACCCCCATCGCCCTCGCGGCCGCCGCCGCGATCGGGCTCACCGCCGTGCCCGCGACCGCCGCCCAGCCCGACGCCGATCCTTCGGCCGACGGCCGACCCGACCGGGGCAGCCTCGTCTCCGTACGAAAGGTGGCCGATCTGTCCGCGAACGGAGTCGGCCGGTACCTGCGCAAGGCCGGCTGGGACGGGTCCCGCGCCCGATACGGCATCGATGCGTACCGGATGGTCTACCGCACGGTCGGGGTCGACGGCGAGCCGACTCGCGCAAGCGGGCTCGCCGTACTGCCCGACAGCGACCGGCGCCGGCTCCGGGTCGTGTCGTACGCACACGGTACGACGAGCTACCGACCGAACGTGGCGTCCGCGTTCGCCGACGACTTCCTGACCTCCCCTGGTCTGACGTACGCATCCGCCGGGTTCGCGGCGGCGCTACCCGACTACCTCGGCCTCGGCAAGAGTCCGGGGACGCACCCCTGGATGCACGTGCCGTCGGAGACCTCGGCGACCGTCGACATGCTCCGCGCGACCCGCACCCTCGCCCATCGACACGACCGCGAGCTGCGGCGCGGGGCGTACGTCAGCGGGTTCTCGCAGGGCGCGTCCGCGGCGCTCGGCACCGCACGGCGCCTCCAGCGGGCCGACCGGCGCTGGTTCCGTCCGGCAGCCGTTGCACCGATCAGCGGCGCGTACGACATGGCGGGCGTCGAGATCCCCGCGATGCTGCGCGGTCGCCTCGAACCGAAGATGACGGTCGCATACACGGCGTACTTCCTCGTCGCCTGGGACCGGTTGCACAACCTGTACGACAGGCCGTCCGAGGTGTTCGAGCGGCCGTACGCGGGCCGGGTCGCGCGGCTGTTCGACGGCTCGACCCCGGGTCGGCAGATGTTGGCGAAGCTTCCCGACCGCCTCGACGGCCTGCTCACCGAACAGGGGCGGCACCTGTTCGCACATCCCACGCCGCGGCTGCGCCATGCCCTCCGGGTCGCCGACGGAGTGTGCAAGAAGTGGAAGCCCGCACCTCCCGTCCGCCTGTACGTGGCGCGCCGAGATGAGCAGGCGGCGACCGGCAACACGTTCAGCTGCGCCCGTTCGTTCCGCTCGGCCGGCGTGCGTACGCCGATCGACCTCCTCGGCCGGCCGTCGTACGGCGGCTCCCGCCATCTCGGGTCGAATGTCGCCGGCACCGCGGCCGCGGTGAAGTGGTTCCTACGCATGGACCGCCGGACCCGATAG
- a CDS encoding serine/threonine-protein kinase, whose translation MDAASDLPEGTLLGERYRLGSVLGRGGMAVVYRAEDELLTRHVAVKVISGASATPDALQRQFSEAQIGAKLNHSGLVAVYDVQPNATPPFIVMELVEGMTLADALKRGRLRPPAVGEIGAQLCAALAAVHDAGIVHRDIKPSNVMLVSDDAHTIKLTDFGISLLVDATRITAAGSMVGTVRYLSPEQVLGQRVDRPTDIYALGLVLIECLTGESVFPGTQTETMSARLHRGPEMPTDVGPDWIRVLTAMTAREATARPDARTSSYALRALAEGRTPGPLGVPEETATQAVAAPLPPADQTRALTTPMAAAAPAAATAAATPVAHRDDDGRRRGRTVLLVVVAVVAILIIGGVLYAALPSGDSDDDPDDSPTTGQNDGQDNTDDGGGQTDDGGPTNTGPTQDDPTQTNTDEPTLTDDTEDTEEPTTEPTTEPTTEPTTEPTEPTSEPTLTETQETTEGEQDGAPEGSTEGTTDGSTEGSSDGTTQ comes from the coding sequence ATGGACGCGGCCTCAGACCTGCCCGAGGGCACCCTCCTCGGCGAGCGGTATCGCCTCGGCAGTGTGCTCGGCCGGGGCGGCATGGCGGTCGTGTACCGCGCCGAGGACGAGCTGTTGACCCGGCATGTCGCGGTCAAGGTGATCTCGGGCGCGTCGGCGACGCCGGACGCCCTGCAGCGACAGTTCTCCGAGGCGCAGATCGGCGCGAAGCTGAACCACTCCGGGCTGGTCGCGGTCTACGACGTACAGCCGAACGCGACCCCACCGTTCATCGTGATGGAGCTCGTCGAAGGTATGACGCTCGCCGATGCGCTCAAGCGCGGGCGGCTGAGGCCGCCGGCGGTCGGAGAGATCGGAGCGCAGCTGTGCGCGGCGCTCGCCGCTGTCCACGACGCGGGCATAGTGCACCGCGACATCAAGCCGTCGAACGTCATGCTCGTCTCCGACGACGCGCACACGATCAAGTTGACCGACTTCGGCATCTCGCTGCTCGTCGATGCCACCCGGATCACCGCCGCGGGCAGCATGGTCGGCACCGTCCGCTACCTGTCGCCGGAGCAGGTCCTCGGCCAGCGTGTCGACCGCCCGACCGACATCTACGCACTCGGGCTCGTCCTCATCGAGTGCCTCACGGGCGAGAGCGTCTTCCCCGGTACGCAGACCGAGACGATGTCGGCGCGGCTGCATCGCGGGCCCGAGATGCCGACCGACGTCGGCCCCGACTGGATCCGCGTGCTGACGGCGATGACGGCCCGCGAGGCGACCGCCCGCCCGGACGCGCGAACCTCGTCGTACGCCCTGCGAGCGCTTGCCGAAGGCCGTACGCCCGGCCCGCTCGGCGTACCCGAGGAGACGGCGACCCAGGCAGTTGCCGCGCCGCTGCCACCGGCCGACCAGACGCGAGCGCTGACGACACCGATGGCGGCCGCCGCTCCCGCAGCAGCCACGGCCGCGGCGACGCCGGTCGCGCACCGCGACGACGATGGACGTCGGCGAGGACGCACTGTGCTGCTCGTCGTCGTCGCGGTCGTCGCGATCCTGATCATCGGCGGAGTGCTCTACGCCGCGCTTCCGTCCGGTGACTCCGACGACGATCCCGACGACTCACCGACGACCGGCCAGAACGACGGCCAGGACAACACCGACGACGGCGGCGGGCAGACCGACGACGGCGGACCGACGAACACCGGGCCGACGCAGGACGACCCGACCCAGACGAACACCGACGAGCCCACGCTCACCGACGACACCGAGGACACCGAAGAACCGACGACCGAGCCGACGACCGAGCCGACGACTGAGCCGACGACTGAGCCGACCGAGCCGACCAGCGAACCGACGCTCACCGAGACCCAGGAGACGACGGAGGGCGAGCAGGACGGCGCGCCGGAGGGCTCGACCGAGGGCACAACGGACGGCTCGACCGAGGGCTCGAGCGACGGTACGACGCAGTAG
- a CDS encoding GntT/GntP/DsdX family permease yields the protein MGQSRLEEAMASGFRNSGQILVLTGVGGSLAAIVNASGLGDVLQDSFTASTVAPLIVVWGIAAILHAAIGSVTLAALTAAGILAPVVSQLGTDPVLIALAAGAGSLFAVHVTANAFWMLQSLLGLTTRGTLKTVTFSVSLSSVVALLMVLGLSVVM from the coding sequence ATCGGGCAGTCCCGGCTCGAGGAGGCGATGGCCAGCGGGTTCCGGAACAGCGGTCAGATCCTCGTCCTCACCGGCGTCGGTGGCTCGCTCGCGGCGATCGTCAACGCGAGCGGGCTCGGCGACGTACTCCAGGACTCGTTCACCGCGAGTACGGTCGCACCGCTGATCGTGGTCTGGGGCATCGCGGCAATCCTGCATGCGGCGATCGGATCGGTCACACTCGCCGCGTTGACCGCCGCGGGGATCCTCGCTCCGGTGGTCTCCCAGCTCGGCACCGACCCCGTGCTCATCGCGCTTGCCGCCGGCGCCGGCTCGCTCTTCGCCGTGCACGTGACCGCGAACGCGTTCTGGATGCTGCAGTCGCTGCTCGGGCTGACCACCCGCGGCACCTTGAAGACGGTCACGTTCAGCGTCTCGCTCTCGTCGGTCGTGGCGCTGCTGATGGTGCTCGGGCTGAGCGTCGTCATGTAG
- a CDS encoding ribbon-helix-helix protein, CopG family — protein sequence MPATMTRRLQLLLDEERYERVAAEAKRQRVSVATIIRDAIDEKLEHRRRDKRAAMEAILNAEPIPVPPGDGLVEEIHRLRDERHSDLY from the coding sequence ATGCCCGCAACCATGACCCGCCGCCTTCAGCTCCTGCTCGACGAGGAGCGGTATGAGCGGGTGGCGGCAGAGGCGAAGCGCCAACGTGTCTCGGTCGCGACGATCATCCGCGATGCGATCGACGAGAAGCTCGAGCATCGACGGCGCGACAAGCGTGCGGCGATGGAGGCGATCCTGAACGCAGAGCCGATCCCGGTGCCACCAGGGGACGGCCTCGTCGAGGAGATCCACCGGCTTCGGGACGAGCGTCA
- a CDS encoding long-chain-fatty-acid--CoA ligase, translated as MPDAAVYLTDRIEHWAAATPDEPAVTYGERTWTWSQLADRVGRVSAGLVAAGVGDGDRVAFLDKNHPACVEVTLGASAIGAAHAIINWRLAGDELDYTINDSGARILFVGVELMPAIELIRERLTSIERIIAVTPDGGPDDEYEGWLGEHDPIARLDDVDPDDVCLVMYSSGTTGRPKGVMLTHRNLMAHTRNAHEGWGFDTGDKCLVAMPLFHVGGTSYIMFGLHDGVHCIMTREPEPKALAAAIMAGANHAFLVPAVAAGILAAGEDAIALFSRLRLFTYGASPMPPPVLRAAQAAWPDTKFLQVYGMTEMAGVITHLLPEAHDDPSHQERLLSAGTLLPGAELRVVNPATLRDVAAGESGELWFRSEQCMRGFLNRPDATAEVIVEDGWLRSGDIGRVDDGGFVYVEDRLKDMIITGGENVYSPEVERVLAEHPAVAELAVIGVPDDKWGETVKAVVALVPDATVAPDELIAFCRERLAHYKSPSSVDIVDELPRNPTGKILKRELRKAYPAPWA; from the coding sequence ATGCCGGATGCCGCCGTGTATCTCACCGACCGAATCGAACACTGGGCGGCGGCCACGCCGGACGAACCGGCGGTGACGTACGGCGAGCGCACCTGGACCTGGTCGCAGCTCGCCGACCGGGTGGGGCGCGTCTCCGCGGGGCTCGTCGCCGCAGGCGTCGGCGACGGCGACCGGGTCGCGTTCCTCGACAAGAACCACCCGGCGTGCGTCGAAGTGACTCTCGGCGCGTCCGCCATCGGCGCTGCCCACGCGATCATCAACTGGCGGCTTGCCGGAGACGAGCTCGACTACACGATCAACGACTCGGGCGCGCGGATCCTGTTCGTGGGCGTCGAGCTGATGCCGGCGATCGAGCTCATCCGCGAGCGGCTGACGAGCATCGAGCGGATCATCGCCGTCACGCCCGACGGCGGCCCCGACGACGAGTACGAAGGCTGGCTCGGAGAACACGACCCGATCGCCCGCCTCGACGACGTCGACCCCGACGACGTCTGCCTCGTCATGTACAGCTCGGGTACGACCGGCCGCCCCAAGGGCGTCATGCTGACGCATCGCAACCTGATGGCGCATACGCGTAACGCCCACGAGGGTTGGGGTTTCGACACCGGCGACAAGTGCCTGGTCGCGATGCCGTTGTTCCATGTCGGCGGCACGTCGTACATCATGTTCGGGCTGCACGACGGCGTGCACTGCATCATGACGCGCGAGCCGGAGCCGAAGGCCCTCGCGGCGGCGATCATGGCAGGAGCCAATCATGCGTTCCTCGTACCGGCGGTTGCGGCGGGCATCCTCGCGGCGGGTGAGGATGCCATCGCGCTGTTCTCGCGACTGCGGCTGTTCACGTACGGCGCATCGCCGATGCCGCCGCCAGTGCTTCGCGCGGCACAGGCCGCCTGGCCCGACACTAAGTTCCTGCAGGTGTACGGAATGACGGAGATGGCCGGTGTGATCACCCACCTGCTCCCCGAGGCGCATGACGATCCGAGCCACCAGGAGCGATTGCTGTCGGCCGGCACCCTGCTGCCCGGTGCCGAGCTGCGGGTCGTGAACCCGGCGACGCTCCGCGATGTCGCCGCCGGCGAGAGCGGCGAGTTGTGGTTCCGCTCAGAGCAGTGCATGCGGGGATTCCTGAACAGGCCGGACGCGACGGCGGAGGTGATCGTCGAGGACGGCTGGCTCCGCTCGGGCGACATCGGGCGGGTGGACGACGGCGGCTTCGTGTACGTCGAGGATCGCCTGAAGGACATGATCATCACCGGCGGCGAGAACGTCTACTCGCCCGAGGTCGAACGCGTCCTCGCCGAGCACCCGGCGGTTGCCGAGCTCGCCGTCATCGGCGTACCCGACGACAAGTGGGGCGAGACCGTCAAGGCGGTCGTCGCGCTCGTACCGGACGCAACCGTCGCGCCGGACGAGCTGATCGCGTTCTGCCGCGAGCGACTCGCGCACTACAAGTCGCCGTCGTCGGTCGACATCGTCGACGAGCTGCCTCGCAACCCGACCGGCAAGATCCTCAAGCGCGAGCTGCGCAAGGCGTACCCCGCCCCGTGGGCGTGA
- the purF gene encoding amidophosphoribosyltransferase, giving the protein MPRGDGRLTHDLDPNDLGPQDACGVFGVWAPGEEVAKLTYFGLYALQHRGQESAGIAVSNGEQILVYKEMGLVSQVFDERTLNSLRGHLAIGHCRYSTTGASVWQNAQPTFRPTATGSVAVGHNGNLTNTHELALLAEEWAQQAGQLDAFGRTHDIMTSDTGVVSALLSSFPDRTIEEAAMDVLPRLRGAYSLVFMDQGTVYAARDPQGFRPLVLGRLERGWIVASETAALDIVGASYIREIEPGEFVAIDEDGVRSQRFAQPEPKGCLFEFVYLARPDTQISDKRLYEVRAETGRRLAHERPVEADLVIPVPESGTPAAIGYAEESGIPFGHGLVKNSYVGRTFIQPSQTIRQLGIRLKLNPLTSVIAGKRLVVVDDSIVRGNTQRALVRMLREAGAAEVHVRISSPPVKWPCFFGIDFASRAELIANGASVDEIAESIDADTLAYIALDRLVDATGVPSDQLCHACFDGVYPVELPDAAHLGKNLLEMPVEAVTS; this is encoded by the coding sequence GTGCCACGCGGAGACGGTCGCCTCACGCACGACCTCGACCCCAATGATCTCGGCCCCCAAGACGCCTGCGGAGTTTTCGGCGTCTGGGCCCCCGGCGAGGAAGTCGCCAAACTCACCTACTTCGGGCTGTACGCGCTGCAGCATCGCGGCCAGGAGTCGGCCGGTATCGCCGTCAGTAACGGCGAGCAGATCCTGGTCTACAAGGAGATGGGCCTGGTCTCGCAGGTCTTCGACGAGCGCACCCTGAACTCCCTCCGCGGTCACCTGGCGATCGGCCACTGTCGTTACTCCACGACGGGCGCGAGCGTGTGGCAGAACGCGCAGCCGACCTTCCGCCCGACCGCGACCGGATCGGTGGCGGTCGGGCACAACGGCAATCTCACCAACACCCACGAGCTCGCCCTGCTCGCCGAGGAATGGGCACAGCAGGCGGGTCAGCTCGACGCGTTCGGACGCACGCACGACATCATGACGTCAGACACCGGCGTCGTATCGGCGCTGTTGTCGTCGTTCCCCGACCGCACCATCGAGGAAGCCGCGATGGACGTGCTGCCTCGGCTGCGCGGGGCGTACTCGCTGGTGTTCATGGACCAAGGCACCGTGTACGCCGCGCGAGACCCGCAGGGCTTCCGGCCGCTCGTACTCGGCCGGCTCGAGCGCGGCTGGATCGTCGCGAGCGAGACGGCGGCGCTCGACATCGTCGGGGCCTCCTACATCCGCGAGATCGAGCCCGGCGAGTTCGTGGCGATCGACGAAGACGGCGTACGCAGCCAGCGCTTCGCGCAGCCCGAGCCGAAGGGCTGCCTGTTCGAGTTCGTCTACCTCGCCCGGCCCGACACCCAGATCTCCGACAAGCGCCTGTACGAAGTACGCGCGGAGACCGGCCGCCGGCTCGCTCACGAGCGCCCGGTCGAGGCGGATCTCGTCATCCCGGTGCCCGAGTCGGGCACGCCGGCGGCGATCGGGTACGCCGAGGAGAGCGGCATCCCGTTCGGCCACGGGCTGGTGAAGAACTCCTACGTCGGCCGTACCTTCATCCAGCCGAGCCAGACCATCCGCCAGCTCGGTATCCGGCTCAAGCTCAACCCGCTCACCTCGGTCATCGCCGGCAAGCGGCTCGTCGTCGTCGACGACTCGATCGTCCGCGGCAACACCCAGCGGGCGCTCGTACGCATGCTGCGGGAGGCCGGCGCCGCAGAGGTGCACGTCCGCATCTCGAGCCCACCCGTGAAGTGGCCGTGCTTCTTCGGGATCGACTTCGCCAGCCGCGCCGAGCTGATCGCCAACGGCGCGTCGGTCGACGAGATCGCCGAGTCGATCGACGCCGACACCCTCGCGTACATCGCACTCGACCGGCTGGTCGACGCCACGGGCGTCCCATCGGACCAGCTGTGCCATGCCTGTTTCGACGGCGTATACCCGGTCGAGCTGCCCGACGCGGCGCACCTGGGGAAGAACCTTCTCGAGATGCCCGTGGAGGCAGTGACATCGTGA
- a CDS encoding AEC family transporter translates to MGGVLEGFGVIGVVIGVGFLVAHLGIIGAESQLLLARLVFFVASPALLFSVLSDVDAVAVLSSRLVVAVVSFVVVAVIAATFARLVWHMSRGDATIATLCAAYVNSGNLGIPIAVYALDDASAVASVMLFQMLIVSPVAFLLLDQDRAGRRLSVFKVVTIPFRNPITVGSLLGLLVAITGWQLPSAVVDPIDMIAGMAVPGMLIAYGVSLRLGPRPGNGAPSQQVAVATVLKLVLQPACAYGCGLLLGLEGNALMAVTVVAALPTAHNIFVHATRYGRSQLLARDSIFVTTILSVPVVLLIVAALA, encoded by the coding sequence ATGGGGGGAGTTCTCGAGGGCTTCGGCGTCATCGGTGTCGTGATAGGGGTGGGATTCCTGGTCGCGCATCTCGGCATCATCGGTGCGGAGAGCCAGCTGCTGCTCGCTCGGCTCGTCTTCTTCGTCGCCAGCCCGGCGCTGCTGTTCAGCGTGCTTTCCGACGTGGACGCGGTCGCCGTACTGTCGTCGCGGCTCGTGGTCGCCGTGGTCAGCTTCGTCGTCGTCGCCGTGATCGCCGCCACGTTCGCCCGCCTCGTGTGGCACATGTCGCGTGGCGATGCGACGATCGCGACGCTGTGCGCGGCGTACGTCAACTCGGGCAACCTCGGCATCCCGATCGCGGTGTACGCGCTCGATGACGCGTCGGCGGTGGCGAGCGTGATGCTGTTCCAGATGCTCATCGTGTCGCCGGTGGCATTCCTGCTCCTCGACCAAGACCGCGCGGGTCGGCGACTGTCGGTGTTCAAGGTCGTCACTATCCCGTTCCGCAACCCGATCACCGTCGGCTCGCTGTTGGGGCTGCTGGTCGCGATCACCGGCTGGCAGCTGCCGTCGGCCGTTGTCGACCCGATCGACATGATCGCCGGCATGGCCGTGCCCGGGATGCTGATCGCGTACGGGGTGTCCTTGCGGCTCGGCCCGCGTCCGGGCAACGGTGCGCCGAGTCAGCAGGTGGCGGTCGCGACGGTCCTGAAGCTGGTGCTGCAGCCGGCCTGCGCGTACGGGTGTGGGTTGCTGCTCGGCCTGGAGGGCAACGCGCTGATGGCCGTGACCGTCGTCGCCGCACTGCCGACGGCCCACAACATCTTCGTGCACGCGACGAGGTACGGACGCTCGCAGCTGCTCGCGCGCGACTCGATCTTCGTCACGACGATCCTGTCGGTGCCGGTCGTCCTGCTGATCGTCGCTGCCCTGGCCTGA
- a CDS encoding sterol carrier family protein — protein sequence MPVRLTPLAPEEFEPIRERIENGTADRSDLRAATKHLLAVLAEKEPGHSVEVRVPPYAAVQCIPGARHTRGTPPAVVEMDAPTWIALALGREDWVTAVRDGRVVASGERSDLSAYLPV from the coding sequence GTGCCCGTACGCCTGACCCCGCTCGCGCCCGAGGAGTTCGAGCCGATCCGCGAACGCATCGAGAACGGCACCGCCGATCGCTCCGATCTGCGCGCCGCGACGAAGCACCTCCTCGCCGTGCTCGCGGAGAAGGAGCCGGGGCACAGCGTCGAGGTACGCGTGCCGCCGTACGCGGCGGTGCAGTGCATCCCCGGCGCCCGCCACACGCGGGGTACGCCGCCCGCCGTCGTCGAGATGGACGCGCCGACCTGGATCGCCCTCGCGCTCGGCCGGGAGGACTGGGTGACCGCCGTGCGAGACGGCCGCGTCGTCGCCTCTGGCGAACGCTCCGACCTGTCGGCGTACCTGCCCGTCTGA